The following coding sequences are from one Methylosinus sp. H3A window:
- a CDS encoding efflux RND transporter periplasmic adaptor subunit yields MTVKLGSPTTGLISEALVDRGDVVAEGQVVARLESSVEAATLELNLARAASAARVEAQAARLRLSKARMGRARELYARNSFTLDKLDEQKADMRVAEEDLAREKVELRLAELEVVRARAVLEQRTIRSPVAGVVGERKLSPGEFVHQDAFIMSVVHLDPLHVEAFLPVAMYPQVKVGATAMVLPDEPIGESYPATVSVVDRVFDPASATFGVRLLLPNPGNRLPGGQRCKLNFDDMARERESK; encoded by the coding sequence ATGACGGTGAAGCTCGGCAGTCCGACAACCGGATTGATTTCCGAAGCGCTCGTCGATCGCGGCGACGTCGTCGCGGAAGGCCAGGTCGTGGCCCGGCTCGAATCGAGCGTCGAGGCCGCGACGCTGGAATTGAACCTCGCCCGCGCGGCGAGTGCGGCGCGTGTCGAGGCGCAGGCCGCACGATTGAGACTCAGTAAGGCGCGTATGGGACGGGCGCGGGAGCTGTACGCGCGAAACAGCTTTACGCTCGACAAATTGGACGAACAAAAAGCGGACATGCGCGTCGCCGAAGAGGATCTCGCGCGCGAAAAAGTCGAGCTGCGTCTCGCAGAGCTCGAAGTCGTGAGGGCCCGCGCCGTGCTCGAGCAGCGAACGATTCGCAGCCCTGTCGCCGGCGTGGTCGGCGAACGAAAGCTGTCTCCGGGCGAATTCGTTCATCAGGATGCTTTCATCATGAGCGTCGTGCATCTCGATCCATTACATGTCGAGGCGTTTCTGCCGGTCGCAATGTATCCGCAGGTAAAGGTCGGCGCGACCGCCATGGTCCTTCCTGACGAGCCCATCGGCGAAAGCTATCCTGCGACCGTCTCGGTCGTCGATCGCGTGTTCGATCCGGCGAGCGCGACATTCGGCGTTCGCCTTCTTTTGCCCAATCCAGGCAATCGACTGCCCGGCGGCCAGCGATGCAAGCTCAATTTCGACGATATGGCGCGCGAGAGGGAGTCGAAATGA
- a CDS encoding response regulator transcription factor, with protein MSSLDRLLMIVEDDVSFGRALRKSFERRGYRVTVRQSLEDVEAALPDAPPCFAIVDLKLVGPSGLECIKSLLRANPSMSIVVLTGYASIATAVEAIKLGACHYLVKPSSVDDIEAALLGREANGRTAFSERKNSIKTVEWERIHETLMEVNFNVSEAARRLGMHRRTLARKLAKRQIT; from the coding sequence TCGAAGACGACGTCTCCTTCGGTAGAGCGCTTCGAAAATCATTCGAGAGACGAGGATATCGGGTTACGGTTCGCCAAAGCCTCGAGGACGTCGAGGCTGCGCTCCCCGATGCGCCGCCATGCTTTGCGATCGTCGACCTCAAGCTGGTCGGCCCATCCGGGCTCGAATGCATCAAGTCGCTCCTGCGCGCGAATCCCTCGATGAGCATCGTTGTTCTGACTGGCTACGCCAGCATCGCCACGGCGGTGGAAGCGATCAAGCTCGGCGCTTGTCACTATCTCGTGAAACCTTCGAGCGTGGATGACATAGAAGCTGCTCTACTCGGAAGAGAGGCGAATGGCCGCACTGCCTTTTCCGAGCGCAAGAACTCGATCAAGACCGTCGAGTGGGAGCGCATTCACGAGACGCTCATGGAGGTAAATTTCAACGTTTCGGAAGCTGCGCGTCGATTGGGCATGCATCGGCGAACGCTCGCCCGTAAGCTCGCCAAGCGACAGATCACCTGA
- a CDS encoding prepilin peptidase — MCEASAPASRPLPRPRLYPERRWPRSGPLEQAAEAVAARFAPQIGRFKGRAAASIVERVAAHEAELRATSDAELRARGRALREKLHHCRAREPKAIAEAFAVIREASGRVLGMRHFDVQLIGGNILLGGMIAEMDTGEGKTLTATLAAATAALAGVPTHVVTANDYLARRDAELMRPLYEFLGLSVGVVIQEMAPEEKRATYACEIAYCTNKTLAFDYLRDRLTLGRRSGNLRHKFENLAAPAARMRELLLRGLHFAIVDEADSILIDEARTPLILSRELTSTSEREIFVEALDIAARMAEGRDYVIRRDERRVDLTASGRTTAAELAQRLGSRWQIVSQREEWALQAITAMRLFHRDEHYIVRGEKVEIVDEYTGRVMPDRFWSDGLHQMIEVKEGCALSGVRATIARMTYQRFFRRYQRLAGMTGTAAEVSRELWSVYRLTVARVPTNRPSQRRFLQDRIVATEADKWRVIAETIAAHHRRGAPVLLGVRSVASSRRASESLTAVGLPHIVLNAAQDAAEAEIVAAAGRRGRITIATNMAGRGTDIKLDADVIELGGLHVIMSERHDARRIDRQLAGRCARQGQLGCFQAILSLADGVTDTNALPIEQYLMHVMIRAGWSWPARLALRAAQRHAERLHARMRRELLDRDETLDHALAFTGNAE; from the coding sequence GTGTGTGAGGCGTCGGCGCCGGCGAGCCGCCCACTGCCGCGGCCGAGACTCTATCCAGAGCGGCGCTGGCCACGCTCCGGGCCGCTGGAGCAAGCGGCCGAAGCAGTGGCGGCTCGCTTCGCTCCGCAGATCGGGCGCTTCAAGGGGCGCGCCGCCGCCTCCATCGTCGAGCGCGTCGCGGCGCATGAGGCAGAGCTCCGCGCAACTTCCGACGCGGAGCTGCGCGCGCGCGGGCGGGCGCTGCGTGAAAAACTGCATCATTGTCGCGCACGCGAGCCGAAAGCCATCGCAGAGGCATTCGCCGTCATCCGCGAGGCGTCTGGCCGCGTGCTGGGAATGCGCCATTTCGATGTGCAGCTGATCGGCGGCAATATTCTGCTCGGCGGGATGATCGCCGAGATGGACACGGGCGAAGGCAAGACGCTCACGGCGACGCTGGCCGCGGCGACAGCGGCGTTGGCCGGCGTGCCGACCCATGTCGTCACGGCCAATGATTATCTCGCGCGACGCGACGCCGAGCTGATGCGGCCGCTATATGAATTTCTCGGGCTGAGCGTCGGCGTCGTGATCCAGGAGATGGCGCCCGAGGAAAAAAGGGCCACCTATGCCTGCGAGATCGCCTATTGCACCAACAAGACTCTAGCCTTCGATTATTTGCGCGATCGGCTGACGCTCGGTCGACGCAGCGGCAATCTACGGCATAAATTCGAAAATCTCGCAGCGCCGGCGGCGCGGATGCGAGAGCTGCTGTTGCGAGGGCTGCATTTCGCGATCGTGGATGAAGCGGACAGCATTCTCATCGACGAGGCGCGCACGCCGCTCATCCTCTCGCGCGAGCTGACGTCGACATCCGAACGAGAGATTTTCGTAGAGGCGCTCGACATCGCCGCGCGGATGGCCGAGGGGCGCGATTATGTGATCCGCCGCGACGAAAGGCGGGTCGACCTCACCGCATCCGGCAGAACGACCGCCGCCGAGCTGGCGCAGCGGCTCGGAAGCCGTTGGCAGATCGTGTCCCAACGCGAGGAATGGGCGCTTCAGGCGATCACCGCAATGCGCCTGTTCCACCGCGACGAGCATTACATCGTCCGCGGCGAAAAGGTCGAGATCGTCGACGAATATACCGGGCGCGTCATGCCGGATCGGTTCTGGAGCGACGGGCTTCATCAAATGATCGAGGTCAAGGAAGGCTGCGCTCTATCCGGTGTTCGCGCGACCATCGCCAGAATGACATATCAGCGATTTTTCCGACGCTACCAGCGGCTCGCAGGCATGACGGGAACGGCCGCCGAGGTCTCGCGCGAGCTCTGGAGCGTCTATCGCCTCACAGTCGCGCGCGTGCCCACCAACAGACCGTCGCAACGAAGGTTTCTTCAGGATCGCATCGTCGCGACCGAGGCAGATAAATGGCGCGTCATCGCGGAGACGATCGCCGCGCATCATCGCCGTGGAGCGCCGGTGTTGCTCGGCGTGAGATCGGTGGCGTCGTCTCGCAGAGCCAGCGAGAGTCTGACGGCGGTCGGCCTGCCGCATATCGTTCTCAACGCCGCGCAGGACGCCGCCGAGGCGGAGATCGTCGCCGCCGCAGGCAGGCGTGGACGCATCACGATCGCGACCAATATGGCCGGCCGCGGGACCGACATCAAGCTCGACGCCGATGTGATCGAATTGGGCGGGCTGCATGTCATAATGTCCGAACGCCACGACGCCCGCAGGATCGATCGCCAGCTCGCCGGGCGCTGCGCTCGACAAGGTCAGCTCGGCTGCTTTCAGGCGATCCTTTCGCTCGCGGACGGCGTCACGGACACAAACGCTTTACCGATTGAGCAGTACCTAATGCACGTAATGATTCGAGCCGGCTGGTCATGGCCCGCACGTCTCGCTCTTCGTGCAGCGCAAAGACACGCGGAGCGGCTTCATGCTCGTATGCGTCGCGAATTATTGGATAGAGACGAGACTCTCGACCATGCGCTCGCCTTCACTGGTAACGCCGAATAG
- a CDS encoding TolC family outer membrane protein produces MTNAHADRRIARGAARRICASMLGLVALGAHDLRAETLKGALAFAYASNPDLEEQRAIARIRDEDVSKAAAGHRPKAGVSFSAGPQKSSVRQPGGRDQLRNRLYTNDDNFGYPRSGTLNLSLTVFDGWRSDNSMRQAESGVLAARATLMAAEQEVLLRGVTVYMDVLRDTATLGLRRHNQAVLAEQLRVARDRADTGMATVADVAQAEAALAQAASDHAGAREALRASVAEYREVIGRPPNRLEPAQGCDPDLPATIERAVERAIVAHPQVISSLHHVDMATMAVKVAEGALMPSFSVGGQVYQQYDSYLGYPGTKQFSAQVTGTLNVPLYDGGAEYSAVRQAKQQLGQAQVHVTAQRSAIRAKLAVSYSRLAATKAAMHYGGILVRSSETALAQIRNEAEFGQRTLLDVLNAQQALFDARVKMVSAQHDRVVASCSALAAIGGLSADGLSLDVERYDPAKNLERVRDLWIGVDMPEDR; encoded by the coding sequence ATGACGAACGCACACGCCGACAGGCGCATCGCGCGCGGAGCCGCGCGGCGAATTTGCGCCTCGATGCTCGGCCTTGTCGCGCTCGGCGCGCACGACCTGCGCGCGGAAACTCTGAAGGGCGCGCTCGCTTTTGCCTACGCCAGCAATCCAGACCTCGAGGAGCAACGCGCGATTGCACGGATCCGCGACGAGGACGTGTCCAAAGCGGCTGCGGGACATCGACCCAAGGCCGGCGTCTCCTTCAGCGCCGGACCGCAAAAATCGAGCGTTCGTCAGCCCGGCGGGCGCGATCAGCTACGGAACCGCCTCTACACCAATGATGACAATTTCGGCTATCCGCGCAGCGGAACGCTGAATCTCTCATTGACGGTGTTCGACGGCTGGCGTTCGGACAATTCGATGCGCCAGGCCGAGTCCGGCGTGCTCGCCGCGCGCGCGACGTTGATGGCCGCGGAGCAAGAAGTGCTGCTGCGCGGCGTCACCGTCTATATGGATGTGTTGCGCGACACCGCGACGCTCGGCCTGCGCAGGCATAATCAAGCCGTTCTCGCGGAGCAGTTGCGCGTCGCGCGTGATCGCGCCGACACGGGAATGGCGACAGTGGCGGATGTCGCACAGGCGGAAGCGGCGTTGGCGCAAGCCGCGTCCGACCATGCGGGGGCGCGTGAGGCGCTGCGGGCGAGCGTGGCCGAATATCGCGAGGTGATCGGGCGTCCGCCGAACCGGCTCGAGCCCGCGCAGGGCTGCGACCCTGATTTGCCGGCGACCATCGAACGCGCGGTGGAGCGCGCCATCGTCGCGCATCCGCAGGTGATCTCCTCTCTGCATCATGTGGACATGGCGACGATGGCTGTAAAAGTCGCCGAGGGCGCGCTCATGCCGTCCTTTTCCGTGGGCGGCCAAGTCTATCAGCAATACGATTCCTATCTCGGCTATCCCGGCACCAAGCAGTTTTCGGCGCAGGTGACCGGAACGTTGAACGTGCCCTTATATGACGGCGGCGCCGAATATTCGGCGGTCAGGCAGGCCAAGCAGCAGCTCGGGCAGGCGCAGGTGCATGTCACAGCTCAGCGCAGCGCCATTCGCGCCAAGCTCGCCGTGAGCTACAGCCGCCTTGCAGCGACGAAGGCGGCGATGCATTACGGCGGAATATTGGTGCGCTCCTCGGAAACGGCGCTGGCGCAAATCCGCAATGAGGCCGAGTTCGGCCAAAGAACTCTTCTCGACGTGCTGAACGCCCAACAGGCGCTATTCGACGCCAGGGTCAAAATGGTGTCTGCGCAACATGATCGCGTCGTCGCCTCCTGCTCGGCGCTCGCGGCGATCGGCGGCTTGTCGGCCGATGGTTTGAGTCTCGATGTCGAACGTTACGATCCGGCGAAGAATCTGGAGCGCGTGCGCGATCTGTGGATCGGCGTCGACATGCCAGAAGATCGATGA